The Streptomyces nitrosporeus genome includes a window with the following:
- a CDS encoding ABC transporter ATP-binding protein — protein sequence MSGQGECVINASSSPPAVELHGITKRFPGVVANHDIGITVRKGTVHALVGENGAGKSTLMKILYGMQKPDEGTIAVDGEQVTFGNPGDAIARGIGMVHQHFMLADNFTVLENVVLGGEKLHGIGSAARRKIKEISDAYGLGVRPDALVEDLGVADRQRVEILKVLYRGARILILDEPTAVLVPQEVDALFANLRELKAEGLTVIFISHKLGEVLSVADEITVIRRGTTVGTADPADTTTKQLAELMVGSELPSPETRESTVTDVPMLRVEGLSLSATDPDGAVRDVLSEVGLTIHKGEVLGIAGVEGNGQTELIEALMGMRSPDSGAITLDGVDISNAPTRKRREDGIGYIPEDRHRHGVLLDAPLWENRILGHVTEKPNSRGFLLDPKAARTDTERIVREYDVRTPGIEVTAASLSGGNQQKLIVGREMSHGPKLLIAAHPTRGVDVGAQAQIWDQIREARREGLAVLLISADLDELIGLSDTLRVMYRGKLVADADPATITPEELGSAMTGAAAGHLEAAPKDEAR from the coding sequence CTGTCCGGCCAAGGAGAGTGCGTCATCAACGCGTCCAGCAGTCCCCCCGCCGTAGAACTGCACGGCATCACCAAGCGTTTCCCCGGCGTCGTCGCCAACCACGACATCGGGATCACCGTCCGCAAGGGCACGGTCCACGCCCTCGTCGGAGAGAACGGTGCCGGCAAGTCCACCCTGATGAAGATCCTCTACGGCATGCAGAAGCCGGACGAGGGCACCATCGCCGTGGACGGTGAGCAGGTCACCTTCGGCAACCCCGGTGACGCCATCGCGCGCGGGATCGGCATGGTGCACCAGCACTTCATGCTCGCCGACAACTTCACCGTGCTGGAGAACGTCGTGCTCGGCGGCGAGAAGCTGCACGGCATCGGCTCCGCCGCCCGCAGGAAGATCAAGGAGATCTCCGACGCCTACGGTCTGGGCGTACGGCCCGACGCGCTCGTCGAGGACCTCGGGGTCGCCGACCGGCAGCGCGTGGAGATCCTCAAGGTCCTCTACCGCGGCGCCCGCATCCTGATCCTGGACGAGCCGACCGCCGTCCTCGTCCCGCAGGAGGTCGACGCGCTCTTCGCGAACCTCCGGGAGCTCAAGGCCGAAGGCCTGACGGTCATCTTCATCTCGCACAAGCTGGGCGAGGTGCTCTCCGTCGCCGACGAGATCACCGTGATCCGGCGGGGTACGACGGTGGGTACCGCGGACCCCGCGGACACCACCACCAAGCAGCTCGCCGAGCTGATGGTCGGCAGCGAACTCCCCTCGCCCGAGACCCGCGAGTCCACGGTGACCGACGTGCCGATGCTGCGCGTCGAGGGGCTCTCGCTCAGCGCCACGGACCCGGACGGCGCCGTCCGCGACGTGCTGTCCGAGGTCGGCCTCACCATCCACAAGGGAGAGGTCCTCGGCATCGCCGGTGTCGAGGGCAACGGCCAGACCGAGCTGATCGAGGCGCTCATGGGGATGCGGAGCCCCGACAGCGGCGCCATCACCCTGGACGGCGTGGACATCTCGAACGCCCCCACCCGCAAGCGGCGTGAGGACGGCATCGGTTACATCCCCGAGGACCGCCACCGCCACGGGGTGCTGCTGGACGCCCCGCTGTGGGAGAACCGCATCCTCGGCCACGTCACCGAGAAGCCCAACAGCCGGGGCTTCCTCCTCGACCCCAAGGCGGCGCGCACCGACACCGAGCGCATCGTGCGCGAGTACGACGTGCGCACCCCCGGCATCGAGGTCACCGCGGCCTCGCTCTCCGGCGGCAACCAGCAGAAGCTGATCGTCGGCCGCGAGATGAGCCACGGCCCCAAGCTGCTGATCGCCGCCCACCCCACCCGCGGGGTGGACGTCGGCGCACAGGCCCAGATCTGGGACCAGATCCGTGAGGCCCGCCGCGAGGGCCTTGCCGTCCTGCTCATCTCGGCGGACCTGGACGAGCTCATCGGGCTCTCCGACACCCTGCGCGTCATGTACCGCGGAAAGCTGGTCGCGGACGCCGACCCCGCCACCATCACTCCCGAGGAACTGGGTTCGGCCATGACCGGTGCCGCCGCCGGTCACCTCGAAGCAGCACCTAAGGACGAGGCCCGATGA
- a CDS encoding BMP family lipoprotein, which yields MRRITRIATVGVMSAALALSVTACGESSSSSSSSSSDSKADKTAIAYDIGGRGDQSFNDAAYAGLARAEKELGVKGTEAEPSDGEADADKVQRLTALARAGNNPVIGVGFAYAPAIEKVAPKFPKITFGIIDDASVTGENIANIVFNEEQGSYLAGVAAAKVTKTKTVGFIGGVETPLIKKFEAGFTQGVKDTDSKVKVVPQYLTQPPNFDGFSKPDLGKAAAQGQLDKGADVVYSAAGLAGSGAIEAVSKAGKWNIGVDSDQYKQEGLAAYKESILTSVTKDVEDSVFNLIKSVQDGKPETGEVRYGLDKDGVGLAMSNPAFTEMTDVIAAVDEAKKSIIAGEITVKTAP from the coding sequence TTGCGCCGGATCACCAGGATTGCCACCGTGGGCGTCATGTCCGCGGCGCTCGCGCTCAGCGTCACCGCGTGCGGCGAGTCGTCCTCCTCCTCGTCGAGCAGCAGCTCCGACTCCAAGGCCGACAAGACGGCCATCGCGTACGACATCGGCGGCCGCGGCGACCAGTCGTTCAACGACGCCGCCTACGCGGGCCTCGCCCGCGCCGAGAAGGAGCTCGGTGTCAAGGGCACCGAGGCCGAGCCCTCCGACGGCGAGGCGGACGCCGACAAGGTGCAGCGCCTCACCGCGCTGGCCCGCGCCGGCAACAACCCGGTGATCGGCGTCGGCTTCGCCTACGCCCCCGCCATAGAGAAGGTCGCCCCGAAGTTCCCGAAGATCACCTTCGGCATCATCGACGACGCCTCGGTGACCGGCGAGAACATCGCCAACATCGTCTTCAACGAGGAGCAGGGCTCCTACCTCGCGGGTGTCGCCGCCGCCAAGGTCACCAAGACCAAGACGGTCGGCTTCATCGGCGGTGTCGAGACCCCGCTGATCAAGAAGTTCGAGGCCGGCTTCACGCAGGGCGTCAAGGACACCGACTCCAAGGTGAAGGTCGTCCCGCAGTACCTCACCCAGCCGCCGAACTTCGACGGCTTCTCCAAGCCCGACCTCGGCAAGGCCGCGGCGCAGGGCCAGCTGGACAAGGGTGCCGACGTGGTCTACTCGGCGGCCGGCCTGGCCGGTTCCGGTGCCATCGAGGCCGTCTCCAAGGCGGGCAAGTGGAACATCGGCGTCGACTCCGACCAGTACAAGCAGGAGGGGCTCGCCGCCTACAAGGAGTCGATCCTCACCTCGGTCACCAAGGACGTCGAGGACTCCGTCTTCAACCTGATCAAGTCCGTCCAGGACGGCAAGCCCGAGACCGGTGAGGTCCGCTACGGCCTCGACAAGGACGGCGTCGGCCTGGCGATGTCCAACCCGGCCTTCACGGAGATGACCGACGTCATCGCCGCGGTGGACGAGGCGAAGAAGAGCATCATCGCCGGCGAGATCACCGTCAAGACCGCCCCGTAA
- a CDS encoding amidohydrolase, whose product MKSRASRAEAVMPGTLSDDLRAELIAFRRDLHMHPELGNQEYRTTAAIKDRLEKAGLRPRVLPLGTGLICDIGDRGQGVPMLALRADIDALPIPDTKTKVPYRSTVPDRAHACGHDVHTTCVLGAGLVLAGLDRQGLLPRPVRLLFQPAEEVLPGGATDAVEAGVLEGVGRIIGVHCDPKVDVGKIGLRIGPITSACDRLEVALDGPGGHTARPHLTTDLVTASARIVTDVPALLSRRVDARAGLAVTWGRLTTGHAPNVIPQHAELSGTVRCLDLESWRQAPDLVHSAIDEVAGMYRAKTVIDYIRGVPPVVNEAESIGLLDAAMTVRRGSYAIEDTEQSLGGEDFSWYLEQVPGAMARLGVRPVGDARGLDLHRGNFDVDEEAITVGVELFTASALLDGNP is encoded by the coding sequence TTGAAGTCCCGCGCGTCCCGTGCCGAGGCCGTCATGCCCGGCACCCTCTCCGACGACCTGCGTGCCGAGCTCATCGCCTTCCGCCGTGATCTGCACATGCACCCGGAGCTCGGCAACCAGGAGTACCGCACCACCGCCGCCATCAAGGACCGGCTGGAGAAGGCGGGGCTGCGCCCCAGGGTGCTGCCCCTGGGCACGGGGCTCATCTGCGACATCGGGGACCGGGGCCAGGGGGTGCCGATGCTGGCGCTGCGGGCGGACATCGACGCGCTGCCGATCCCGGACACCAAGACCAAGGTGCCCTACCGCTCCACCGTGCCCGACCGGGCGCACGCCTGCGGGCACGACGTCCACACCACCTGCGTCCTCGGCGCCGGGCTGGTGCTCGCCGGCCTGGACCGGCAGGGACTGCTGCCCCGCCCGGTGCGGCTGCTGTTCCAGCCGGCCGAGGAGGTGCTGCCCGGCGGGGCCACCGACGCCGTGGAGGCCGGCGTCCTGGAAGGCGTGGGGCGGATCATCGGGGTGCACTGCGACCCCAAGGTGGACGTGGGGAAGATCGGCCTGAGGATCGGGCCGATCACCTCCGCCTGCGACCGGCTGGAGGTCGCCCTCGACGGACCGGGCGGCCACACCGCCCGCCCGCACCTCACCACCGACCTGGTGACCGCCTCGGCCCGTATCGTCACCGACGTGCCCGCGCTGCTCTCCCGGCGCGTGGACGCGCGGGCCGGGCTCGCCGTCACCTGGGGACGGCTGACGACCGGGCACGCCCCCAACGTCATCCCGCAGCACGCAGAGCTGTCCGGGACGGTCCGCTGCCTCGACCTGGAGAGCTGGCGCCAGGCCCCCGACCTGGTCCACTCCGCCATCGACGAGGTGGCCGGAATGTACCGGGCGAAGACGGTGATCGACTACATCCGGGGAGTCCCGCCCGTGGTCAACGAGGCCGAGTCGATCGGCCTGCTGGACGCCGCCATGACCGTACGGCGCGGATCGTACGCGATCGAGGACACCGAGCAGAGCCTGGGCGGCGAGGACTTCTCCTGGTACCTGGAGCAGGTCCCCGGCGCCATGGCCAGGCTCGGCGTGCGCCCGGTCGGGGACGCCCGCGGCCTGGACCTGCACCGCGGGAACTTCGACGTGGACGAGGAGGCGATCACGGTCGGGGTGGAGCTGTTCACCGCCTCGGCGCTGCTCGACGGCAATCCCTGA
- a CDS encoding TetR family transcriptional regulator produces MTARPRAAKPRQPAAVTRGVIFDAARELFGEAGFDAVGIRAVAARAGVDAALVIRHFGSKERLFLETMTVDLPAAQVMEGPLEGMGRAIVGHVVCLPSTRTGALAVTALSALFRASDREEVRRTLRTAVDDVFARPLVRRLEGGDAELRAHLIAAQLGGLLTSLHVVQDPVLLAADPEVLAARYGDAVQRLIDS; encoded by the coding sequence ATGACCGCACGCCCCCGCGCCGCCAAGCCCCGGCAGCCCGCAGCCGTGACCCGGGGCGTGATCTTCGACGCCGCCCGCGAGCTCTTCGGCGAGGCGGGGTTCGACGCCGTCGGCATCCGTGCCGTGGCAGCCCGCGCGGGCGTCGACGCCGCACTGGTCATCCGCCATTTCGGCTCCAAGGAACGGCTGTTCCTGGAGACGATGACCGTCGACCTGCCCGCCGCCCAGGTCATGGAGGGACCGCTGGAGGGCATGGGCAGGGCGATCGTCGGTCACGTGGTGTGCCTGCCCTCGACGCGCACCGGGGCGCTGGCCGTGACCGCGCTCTCCGCACTGTTCCGGGCCTCGGACCGGGAGGAGGTGCGGCGCACCCTCCGTACGGCCGTCGACGACGTCTTCGCCCGCCCCCTGGTGCGCCGGCTGGAGGGCGGGGACGCCGAGCTCCGCGCCCATCTGATCGCCGCCCAGCTCGGCGGACTGCTCACCAGCCTCCATGTGGTCCAGGACCCGGTCCTGCTCGCGGCGGACCCCGAGGTCCTCGCGGCGCGGTACGGGGACGCCGTCCAGCGGCTGATCGATTCCTGA
- a CDS encoding SDR family NAD(P)-dependent oxidoreductase, which translates to MDRLKDKVAIITGAGSGIGRAAAELMSREGALVVAADHDTASAERTARLIGDAGGRALAYTVDVMDDTSVGDMVEASVREFGRLDVLCNHVGGTNPRKDLDLLRLDMDEFTRAVDLNVRSTLTGSRYAIPHMARSGGGSIVNTASVAALVGDVLQISYGAVKAAVVSATKSIAVQYGPQGIRCNAVAPGTVMTPALLDNLPAEVIESLKGYNSLPYLGAPEDIGHTMVFLASDESRYLTGQLLVVDGGMTSQSPAAPGRRAMLPA; encoded by the coding sequence ATGGACCGCTTGAAGGACAAGGTCGCGATCATCACGGGCGCCGGCAGCGGGATCGGCCGGGCCGCCGCGGAACTGATGAGCCGCGAAGGCGCGCTGGTCGTGGCGGCCGACCACGACACGGCCTCGGCCGAGCGGACCGCGCGCCTGATCGGCGACGCGGGCGGGCGGGCGCTGGCGTACACGGTGGACGTCATGGACGACACCTCCGTGGGCGACATGGTCGAGGCCTCGGTGCGCGAGTTCGGCCGCCTCGACGTCCTGTGCAACCACGTCGGCGGGACGAACCCGCGCAAGGACCTGGACCTGCTGCGCCTGGACATGGACGAGTTCACCCGGGCCGTGGACCTCAACGTCCGCTCCACCCTCACGGGCTCCCGGTACGCCATCCCCCACATGGCGCGCTCGGGCGGCGGCTCGATCGTCAACACGGCCTCGGTGGCCGCCCTGGTCGGCGACGTGCTCCAGATCTCGTACGGCGCGGTCAAGGCGGCGGTCGTCAGCGCCACCAAGTCGATCGCCGTGCAGTACGGCCCCCAGGGCATCCGCTGCAACGCGGTGGCTCCGGGGACGGTCATGACCCCGGCGCTGCTGGACAACCTCCCGGCCGAGGTCATCGAGTCCCTGAAGGGCTACAACTCGCTGCCCTACCTGGGCGCCCCGGAGGACATCGGCCACACCATGGTCTTCCTGGCCTCCGACGAGTCGCGCTACCTCACCGGCCAGCTGCTGGTGGTCGACGGCGGGATGACCAGCCAGTCGCCGGCCGCTCCGGGGCGCCGGGCGATGCTGCCCGCGTGA
- a CDS encoding MFS transporter produces MLPKRLLPASGPERLLAASTLVSSAGKGIFLTAGVLYLTRAVSLPAVQTGLLFSVAGLVSVLAGIPLGKTADRFGPRGVLWGSLGLSSLSALAFLLCRGYADSLLVVIAATVGQAGLLVARGPVINRIATRKAQELRAYIRAVTNAGIALGAAVAGWAAQQDTAQAYRVLVVVCAGCFAGALLIALRLPRLAPIPADRASRWAALGDRPYVVLSLLDGILSIQYRVLTVALPLWIVTATEAPRWSVSGAVVLNTVLVIALQVRVSRDVDTPERAGRAMTVAGMFLLGSCLALAATSGLPGEAAVVMLVIAVAAHSFGELKQAAGGFELSNTLAPPHAVGQYLGLFGMGMGLAESFGPALLTWLCIGWGWPGWCVMGVVFLLAGVAARPVVRWAERTRPATWAEPPRAAAV; encoded by the coding sequence TTGCTTCCGAAGCGTCTGCTGCCGGCCTCCGGCCCGGAGCGATTACTTGCGGCCTCCACCCTGGTGAGTTCCGCGGGAAAAGGGATCTTCCTCACCGCCGGCGTCCTCTACCTGACGCGCGCGGTGTCCCTGCCCGCCGTGCAGACCGGGCTCCTGTTCAGCGTGGCCGGACTGGTGTCCGTGCTCGCGGGTATCCCGCTGGGCAAGACGGCCGACCGGTTCGGGCCGCGCGGGGTGCTGTGGGGCAGCCTGGGGCTCAGCTCCCTCTCCGCGCTCGCGTTCCTCCTCTGCCGGGGCTACGCCGACTCGCTGCTCGTCGTGATCGCGGCGACCGTCGGCCAGGCGGGCCTGCTGGTGGCGCGCGGGCCGGTCATCAACCGCATCGCCACCCGCAAGGCCCAGGAGCTCCGTGCCTACATCCGGGCGGTGACCAACGCCGGTATCGCGCTCGGTGCGGCGGTCGCGGGCTGGGCGGCCCAGCAGGACACCGCCCAGGCGTACCGGGTCCTGGTCGTCGTGTGCGCGGGGTGTTTCGCGGGCGCGCTGCTGATCGCGCTGCGGCTGCCCCGGCTCGCCCCGATCCCGGCCGACCGCGCGTCCCGCTGGGCCGCCCTGGGCGACCGCCCCTATGTGGTCCTGTCGCTGCTGGACGGCATCCTCTCCATCCAGTACCGGGTGCTGACGGTCGCTCTGCCGCTGTGGATCGTCACCGCGACCGAGGCCCCGCGCTGGTCGGTCTCCGGCGCGGTCGTCCTCAACACCGTTCTGGTGATCGCGCTCCAGGTCCGGGTCAGCCGCGATGTGGACACCCCCGAGCGGGCCGGCCGTGCCATGACGGTCGCCGGGATGTTCCTCCTGGGTTCCTGCCTGGCCCTCGCGGCGACGTCGGGGCTGCCCGGGGAAGCCGCCGTGGTGATGCTGGTGATCGCGGTCGCCGCGCACAGCTTCGGCGAACTGAAGCAGGCGGCGGGCGGTTTCGAGCTGTCCAACACCCTCGCCCCGCCGCATGCCGTCGGGCAGTACCTGGGGCTCTTCGGCATGGGGATGGGGCTCGCCGAGTCCTTCGGCCCGGCTCTGCTGACCTGGCTCTGTATCGGCTGGGGGTGGCCCGGCTGGTGCGTGATGGGAGTCGTGTTCCTGCTGGCCGGAGTGGCCGCGCGGCCGGTCGTCCGCTGGGCGGAACGCACCCGGCCCGCCACCTGGGCCGAACCACCACGAGCGGCCGCCGTCTGA
- a CDS encoding SGNH/GDSL hydrolase family protein, producing MPTPPSHRERLTPQMLRYAEKFDDRGEIRWLPYLMYFHAAGHTSGTVNTDQLGFRFSEGPDGQRASAGRPPAGGPVRLIAGSSTVFGIGASADAHTLASRLWAKHAPSTPWLNFGGRSFNSAQELLLFTFYRHLLPQVDEIVLFSGFNNLGLARLPRWMQGDEGAFFNGHDYFAQVEAAKEQQRRASSGRRLLGRRPAGQESGRDETVPDLEDQIAQAVDRTVRHLDNWKLLARGTGAKLTYVLQPLAPWVRERPAPQEKLLFDELDGLADFGKAYGDICTIESGRRYADRLREGCAGIGVDFVDLNPLLGEALAADEWLFVDRIHFTDEGHDTVAALLSDVLGLN from the coding sequence ATGCCCACGCCTCCCTCGCACCGCGAGCGGCTCACCCCGCAGATGCTCCGGTACGCGGAGAAGTTCGACGACCGCGGAGAGATCCGCTGGCTGCCCTACCTCATGTACTTCCACGCGGCGGGCCACACCTCCGGCACCGTCAACACCGACCAGCTGGGCTTCCGGTTCTCCGAAGGCCCGGACGGGCAGCGGGCCTCCGCCGGCCGTCCGCCGGCCGGCGGCCCGGTGCGGCTGATCGCGGGCAGCTCCACCGTGTTCGGGATCGGGGCCTCCGCCGACGCGCACACCCTGGCCTCACGGCTCTGGGCCAAGCACGCCCCGTCCACCCCGTGGCTCAACTTCGGCGGGCGCAGCTTCAACTCGGCCCAGGAACTGCTGCTCTTCACCTTCTACCGCCATCTGCTCCCCCAGGTCGACGAGATCGTCCTGTTCAGCGGCTTCAACAACCTCGGGCTGGCACGGCTGCCGCGCTGGATGCAGGGGGACGAGGGGGCCTTCTTCAACGGCCACGACTACTTCGCCCAGGTCGAGGCCGCGAAGGAGCAGCAGCGCAGGGCGTCCTCGGGCCGCCGGCTCCTCGGCCGCCGGCCCGCCGGCCAGGAGAGCGGCCGGGACGAGACCGTACCGGACCTGGAGGACCAGATCGCCCAGGCCGTCGACCGTACGGTCCGCCACCTGGACAACTGGAAACTGCTCGCCCGGGGCACCGGTGCCAAGCTCACCTACGTCCTGCAGCCGCTCGCCCCCTGGGTACGCGAACGCCCGGCTCCCCAGGAGAAGTTGCTCTTCGACGAGCTGGACGGCCTCGCCGACTTCGGCAAGGCGTACGGCGACATCTGCACGATCGAGTCGGGCCGCCGTTACGCGGACCGGCTCCGGGAGGGCTGCGCCGGGATCGGTGTGGACTTCGTGGACCTCAACCCGCTCCTCGGCGAGGCGCTCGCCGCGGACGAGTGGCTCTTCGTCGACCGCATCCACTTCACCGACGAGGGGCACGACACCGTCGCCGCCCTGCTCTCCGACGTCCTCGGCCTGAACTGA